Proteins encoded by one window of Gloeocapsa sp. DLM2.Bin57:
- the accA gene encoding acetyl-CoA carboxylase carboxyl transferase subunit alpha: MSKQTKRTFILEFEKPLSKLEAQIDEIRQLAEENNSVSVAEQVEYLTEQIEKMREDIFSSLTPSQKLQIARHPRRPSTLDYIQTITDEWIELHGDRRGYDDPAIVSGIARIDGRPVVIIGHQKGRDTKDNVVRNFGMASPGGYRKAIRLMEHAHRFALPIITFIDTPGAWAGVEAEKLGQGEAIAYNLREMFSFDVPIICTVIGEGGSGGALGIGVGDRLLMFEHSVYTVATPEACAAILWKDAGKAEQACNALKITSKDLQELGIIDEILPEPKGCAHTDPIAAANILKQSLKKNLEELDQLTPVARKKLRYQKFRKLGVFHE, translated from the coding sequence ATGTCCAAACAAACCAAAAGAACCTTTATTCTCGAATTTGAAAAACCTCTGTCTAAATTAGAAGCACAAATCGACGAAATTCGTCAACTAGCAGAAGAAAATAATAGCGTTAGCGTCGCCGAGCAAGTAGAATATCTCACCGAACAAATAGAAAAAATGCGGGAAGATATCTTTAGCTCCCTGACACCATCACAAAAGCTGCAAATCGCTAGACATCCACGTCGCCCAAGTACCCTAGATTATATCCAAACCATCACCGATGAATGGATAGAACTACACGGCGATCGCCGCGGCTACGACGACCCCGCTATAGTAAGTGGTATAGCACGTATAGACGGCAGACCAGTAGTTATTATTGGACATCAAAAAGGACGAGATACCAAAGATAACGTGGTGCGTAACTTCGGGATGGCTTCTCCTGGAGGTTATCGCAAAGCCATCCGTTTAATGGAACACGCCCATAGATTCGCTCTACCAATTATTACGTTCATAGATACGCCAGGAGCATGGGCAGGAGTAGAAGCAGAAAAACTTGGACAAGGAGAAGCCATCGCCTATAACCTACGGGAAATGTTTAGCTTCGATGTACCCATAATCTGCACCGTAATCGGGGAAGGAGGCTCAGGAGGAGCACTCGGAATAGGAGTAGGCGATCGCCTGTTAATGTTTGAACATTCAGTATATACAGTAGCAACACCAGAAGCCTGTGCAGCAATACTCTGGAAAGACGCAGGTAAAGCAGAACAAGCCTGTAATGCTCTGAAAATTACCTCCAAAGATCTACAAGAGCTAGGTATTATAGACGAAATTTTACCCGAACCCAAAGGCTGTGCCCACACAGATCCTATTGCAGCTGCTAACATACTCAAACAAAGTCTTAAGAAAAATCTTGAAGAACTCGACCAATTAACCCCAGTAGCTCGTAAAAAACTCCGCTACCAAAAATTTAGAAAATTAGGAGTTTTTCACGAATAA
- a CDS encoding PspA/IM30 family protein: MGLLDRVSRVFRSNLNDLVSKAEDPEKVLEQAVIDMQQDLVKLRQAVAQAIAGEKRTEAQYKQNISEAEKWQQRAQLALQKGEESLAREALTRKKTYSETANVLKQQLEVQSKQVEELRRNLLGLESKISEAKTKKDMLKARASAAKANQQLQGTLSSIDTNSAMAAFERMEEKVMIEEAKSQAIGEIAGGGLDDQFRELEAGSGVEDELAAMKAALNSAPAPQALPSSSTTQPPTDSQTPIDAELEELRRQLNQ, from the coding sequence ATGGGATTATTAGATCGCGTCAGCAGAGTATTTCGCTCCAACTTAAATGACTTAGTCAGTAAAGCAGAAGATCCAGAAAAAGTACTAGAGCAAGCAGTGATTGATATGCAGCAAGACTTAGTCAAACTACGTCAAGCAGTAGCACAAGCGATCGCGGGAGAAAAACGCACAGAAGCCCAATATAAACAAAATATTAGCGAAGCCGAGAAATGGCAACAGCGCGCCCAACTAGCCTTACAAAAAGGAGAAGAAAGTCTCGCTCGTGAAGCTCTAACCAGAAAAAAAACTTACTCAGAAACAGCCAACGTCTTAAAACAACAACTAGAGGTACAAAGTAAACAAGTAGAAGAATTACGACGTAACCTCCTAGGTTTAGAAAGTAAAATTTCTGAAGCTAAAACCAAAAAAGATATGCTCAAAGCCAGAGCAAGTGCCGCTAAAGCTAACCAACAACTACAGGGTACTCTATCTAGTATAGATACCAACTCAGCTATGGCAGCTTTTGAGCGCATGGAAGAAAAAGTTATGATTGAGGAAGCTAAATCTCAAGCTATTGGAGAGATAGCAGGTGGAGGTTTAGACGATCAATTCCGAGAGCTAGAAGCAGGTAGTGGAGTAGAAGACGAATTAGCAGCGATGAAAGCAGCTCTCAATAGTGCACCCGCTCCCCAAGCTTTACCATCTTCTTCCACTACTCAACCTCCCACTGATAGTCAAACACCCATAGACGCAGAATTAGAAGAATTACGTCGTCAGTTAAATCAATAA
- a CDS encoding carbohydrate ABC transporter permease — protein sequence MILHSLRKTLTLVTLWLIALLILSPLLVVLWRSLESGVDSYQEAWLRGNFLLAFANSTIVAIGVTFLQLLTSALAGYALARFNFVGKRAIALLILTTLVIPLQILVIPIFLVLKWVHLLDSYAALILPTAANGFSILLMRQHFASIPVELEQAASLDGANRWQVLTRVILPLSGPALVTVFLFTFIGEWNDLFKPLVFSTSPDLVTVQLALASFQEQFTNRWSLLMAAVVIATLPIMLIFLIGQRQLIQGIGNTGLKN from the coding sequence ATGATTTTACACTCTTTGAGAAAAACACTAACTCTTGTTACTCTATGGTTAATTGCCTTATTGATCTTATCACCTTTACTGGTTGTTTTGTGGCGTTCTCTTGAATCAGGGGTGGATAGTTATCAAGAAGCTTGGCTGAGGGGTAATTTTTTACTGGCTTTTGCTAATTCTACTATTGTAGCAATAGGGGTGACTTTTTTACAGTTGCTTACTTCAGCTTTAGCCGGATATGCGTTAGCGAGATTTAATTTTGTTGGTAAAAGGGCGATCGCCTTGTTAATCCTAACTACTTTGGTTATTCCTTTACAAATTTTGGTTATTCCTATTTTCTTAGTGCTTAAGTGGGTACATTTGCTAGATAGTTACGCTGCGTTGATTTTACCTACTGCTGCTAATGGTTTCAGTATTTTATTGATGCGGCAGCATTTTGCTAGTATTCCTGTTGAATTAGAACAAGCTGCTAGTTTAGATGGGGCTAATCGTTGGCAAGTACTAACCAGAGTTATTTTACCTTTATCTGGTCCTGCTTTGGTGACGGTTTTTCTGTTTACTTTTATTGGTGAGTGGAATGATTTATTTAAACCTTTGGTTTTTTCCACTAGTCCTGACTTAGTTACGGTACAATTAGCTTTAGCTAGTTTCCAAGAACAGTTTACCAATCGTTGGTCTTTGCTGATGGCTGCGGTAGTTATTGCTACTTTACCAATTATGTTAATCTTTTTAATCGGACAAAGACAGTTAATACAGGGTATTGGCAATACTGGACTTAAAAACTAG
- the bioD gene encoding ATP-dependent dethiobiotin synthetase BioD, which produces MTKLLITGTDTNVGKTVLTISLVASWLQNYPKATIGLMKLMQTGYGDRQLYQKLFSDYSQVEIVTPLEFSTPIAPPLAADLEGKEIDLALVWQSLSKLVETKDLVVVEGIGGLGTPITHELTVADLARDWRLPTILVVPVQLGAIAQTVANVMFARYSKIQLQGIVLSCVTPDAVTQIENLAPIALIESLTQTRVLGVIPYVNDSEDLKVLAQFADTLT; this is translated from the coding sequence ATGACCAAACTACTCATTACAGGAACAGATACTAATGTTGGTAAAACTGTTTTAACTATTTCTCTGGTTGCTTCATGGTTGCAAAATTACCCTAAAGCAACTATAGGTTTAATGAAGTTAATGCAAACAGGTTATGGCGATCGCCAACTTTATCAAAAGTTATTTAGTGACTATTCCCAAGTAGAGATAGTTACCCCTTTAGAGTTTAGCACTCCTATTGCTCCTCCTCTAGCTGCTGACTTAGAAGGAAAAGAAATTGATTTAGCCTTAGTTTGGCAAAGTTTATCTAAATTAGTAGAAACTAAAGACTTAGTGGTAGTAGAGGGTATCGGCGGTTTAGGAACACCGATTACCCATGAGTTAACCGTTGCTGATTTAGCTAGAGATTGGCGGTTACCTACTATTTTAGTCGTTCCCGTGCAATTAGGAGCGATCGCCCAAACCGTAGCTAATGTCATGTTTGCTCGTTATAGTAAAATTCAACTTCAAGGTATAGTACTCAGTTGTGTTACTCCCGATGCTGTGACACAAATAGAAAATTTAGCACCAATTGCTTTAATAGAATCTTTAACCCAGACTCGGGTTTTAGGAGTCATCCCCTATGTCAATGATTCTGAAGATTTGAAGGTATTAGCACAATTTGCCGATACGTTAACATAA
- the cobO gene encoding cob(I)yrinic acid a,c-diamide adenosyltransferase, which translates to MTEYQQKMQRRKEVQAQRLATRNQEKGLIIVHTGNGKGKTTAALGMVVRSLGHGYRVAIIQFIKGAWEPAEKAVLSQWESQLEFYAMGEGFTWETQDRDRDILKATEAWQKAQAFMNNPEYKLVLLDEINIALKLGYLPLEEVITTLANKPEDSHVILTGRGAPQDLIAIADLVTEMKLIKHPFHEQGVKAQPGIEF; encoded by the coding sequence ATGACAGAATATCAACAAAAAATGCAGAGACGTAAAGAAGTACAAGCACAACGTCTCGCTACTCGTAATCAAGAAAAAGGTCTAATTATCGTTCATACAGGTAACGGGAAAGGAAAAACTACCGCAGCTTTAGGAATGGTAGTCAGATCCCTAGGTCATGGTTATCGCGTCGCTATTATTCAGTTTATCAAAGGAGCTTGGGAACCGGCTGAAAAAGCCGTTTTAAGTCAATGGGAATCACAATTAGAATTCTACGCTATGGGAGAAGGGTTTACCTGGGAAACTCAAGATCGCGATCGAGATATCCTTAAGGCTACTGAAGCTTGGCAAAAAGCACAAGCATTTATGAATAATCCTGAATATAAATTAGTCCTTCTCGATGAGATTAATATCGCTCTGAAATTGGGTTATCTTCCCCTAGAAGAGGTAATTACAACCCTCGCTAATAAACCTGAAGACTCCCACGTTATTTTAACTGGTAGAGGTGCTCCTCAAGATTTAATCGCGATCGCTGATTTAGTTACGGAGATGAAGTTGATTAAACACCCCTTTCATGAACAAGGAGTTAAAGCACAACCTGGTATTGAATTTTAG
- a CDS encoding long-chain acyl-[acyl-carrier-protein] reductase, whose protein sequence is MFGLIGHLTSLEHAQSVAEQLGYPEYAEQGLDFWCSAPPALIEEFTVKSITGQTIQGKYIESCFLPEMLANRRFKAAIRKILNAMALAQKEDIDITALGGFSSIIFEEFNLKDNKQIRNVELEFERFTTGNTHTAYVICRQVEQISHKLGIDLSKATVAVVGATGDIGSAVCRWLDSQTPIADLLLVARNQERLQALQEELGRGKIMPLEAALPQADIIVWVASMPKGVEIKPETLKKPCVMIDGGYPKNLDSKVQHPDVIVLKGGIVEHSLDIDWQIMEIVNMDAPARQMFACFAEAILLEFEQYHTNFSWGRNQITVEKMATIGEFSVKHGFKPLL, encoded by the coding sequence ATGTTTGGTCTTATTGGTCATCTTACCAGTTTAGAACACGCTCAATCAGTAGCTGAGCAATTAGGATATCCAGAATACGCAGAACAAGGGTTAGACTTTTGGTGCTCCGCACCCCCTGCATTGATCGAAGAATTTACGGTTAAAAGTATTACAGGTCAAACTATCCAAGGAAAATATATTGAATCCTGCTTTTTGCCAGAAATGCTAGCAAATCGGCGGTTTAAAGCAGCAATACGTAAAATTCTCAACGCCATGGCTTTAGCCCAAAAAGAAGATATAGATATTACAGCATTAGGTGGTTTCTCCTCAATCATTTTTGAAGAATTTAACCTTAAAGACAACAAACAAATACGCAACGTAGAGTTAGAATTTGAACGCTTCACCACGGGAAATACCCATACAGCCTACGTAATCTGTCGTCAAGTTGAACAAATATCCCATAAATTAGGTATTGACTTGAGTAAAGCAACCGTAGCAGTAGTAGGAGCAACAGGAGATATCGGTAGTGCAGTCTGTCGCTGGTTAGATAGTCAAACCCCAATTGCAGACTTACTCTTAGTAGCTCGTAATCAAGAAAGGTTACAAGCTTTGCAAGAAGAATTAGGGCGAGGCAAAATAATGCCCCTAGAAGCAGCTTTACCACAAGCAGATATCATAGTTTGGGTAGCAAGTATGCCCAAAGGAGTAGAAATTAAACCAGAAACCCTCAAAAAACCCTGTGTGATGATTGATGGGGGTTATCCCAAGAATCTAGATAGTAAAGTACAACACCCCGATGTAATCGTACTCAAAGGAGGAATAGTAGAACATTCCCTCGATATTGACTGGCAAATTATGGAAATAGTTAATATGGATGCTCCTGCTCGTCAGATGTTCGCCTGTTTCGCTGAAGCAATTTTATTAGAATTTGAACAATATCATACCAACTTTTCTTGGGGACGTAATCAAATTACCGTAGAAAAAATGGCAACAATCGGTGAGTTTTCTGTAAAACACGGGTTTAAACCCCTGTTATAG
- a CDS encoding DUF4126 domain-containing protein yields the protein MIEVLASLSISAAVGMRIALPLLIVGLIRTQELWSDIPILNYFHPQVLLSILVVWSLCELILSKKFRGQRLLQIVQLLFTPIIGALLPVVVIKNYSIATSKEVLIVLSITGAALALAIKLVEVGWFFRLRGLPIAVIIFEDILSILMVLFALRAPEQGGLIAMLLLWIAIRSAGEWRQWYIESRPVEDEAN from the coding sequence ATGATAGAAGTATTAGCTTCACTGTCGATATCAGCAGCGGTAGGAATGAGAATAGCTCTACCATTGCTGATTGTCGGCTTAATTAGAACCCAAGAACTTTGGTCAGACATTCCTATACTTAATTATTTTCATCCGCAAGTATTGTTATCCATTCTAGTTGTTTGGTCTTTGTGTGAACTAATTTTATCCAAAAAATTCAGAGGACAACGTTTGTTACAGATAGTCCAATTACTATTTACTCCAATCATCGGCGCTTTATTACCTGTGGTGGTGATTAAAAATTATAGTATTGCCACTAGTAAGGAAGTTTTAATAGTATTATCAATCACAGGAGCAGCCTTAGCACTAGCGATAAAATTAGTAGAGGTTGGTTGGTTTTTTCGCTTAAGAGGACTACCCATAGCAGTAATTATCTTTGAAGATATTCTCTCGATTTTAATGGTCTTATTTGCTTTGAGAGCACCAGAACAAGGAGGATTAATCGCTATGTTGCTATTGTGGATAGCCATACGTAGTGCAGGGGAATGGCGGCAGTGGTATATAGAAAGTCGTCCTGTAGAAGATGAGGCTAATTAA
- a CDS encoding DUF3352 domain-containing protein, whose amino-acid sequence MASQNKGCGCLTVVAGLLIAGAGGAYLYLRGNLPWQQFNFHQASSVIPYNTLAVTHVTTNQKQWSKLSDLVSPEAQKVIGSSLSIIAQNLPQENLNTIEQDILPWVEGISLAWVDDSRLLVVAGIKDKIKAFQYQKNLGQKYTIVTTDYRNVDINQIATQGNIFYYAILNNYLVIAEEKGTIELAINAQLSNSSYQDRPGIKALRQELKLKNLLIESYVDNPSDLEPEYREYLGQIRGFASGVGLVADGLHMQTIVKLDPSLVTSQLSSADRKFLASLPENTWLLISGHNLKQTWSDLVTHSENIPELEEFVREVRQGFATVSLNVDQDVFGWMNQEYAIALINSDQSTVSFGIGGLVLFKTSDPQTASNTFAQLSQLASENFITVQDRQIRRETITEWYQDSELLLSQGWLNKQTLGVTIVTPWEALTTSNQSLVQQESFKKINRYLPQKYSQYFYLDMNQLLDIFKNNFGIYAMILPQEALVVLESIDSIAGVNTMSRDNSSITDIIIYMNPHN is encoded by the coding sequence ATGGCTAGTCAAAATAAAGGTTGTGGCTGTTTAACCGTAGTAGCAGGTTTGTTAATAGCTGGTGCTGGTGGAGCTTATTTATATCTTAGAGGTAATTTACCTTGGCAACAGTTTAATTTTCATCAAGCGAGTAGTGTTATTCCTTATAATACTTTGGCGGTTACTCATGTTACGACTAATCAGAAACAATGGTCAAAACTCTCGGATTTGGTTTCACCAGAAGCACAAAAAGTTATTGGCAGTAGTTTAAGTATAATTGCTCAAAATTTACCTCAAGAGAATCTAAATACAATCGAACAAGATATCTTACCTTGGGTAGAGGGTATTTCTTTAGCTTGGGTTGATGATAGTCGTTTATTGGTCGTAGCAGGAATTAAAGATAAAATCAAAGCTTTCCAATATCAAAAAAACCTTGGTCAAAAATACACTATTGTCACTACTGATTATCGCAACGTTGACATTAATCAAATCGCTACCCAAGGGAACATTTTTTATTATGCTATTTTAAACAATTATCTGGTGATAGCAGAAGAAAAGGGAACAATTGAATTAGCGATTAATGCGCAATTATCTAATTCTTCTTATCAGGATAGACCGGGAATAAAAGCTTTAAGACAAGAGTTAAAGCTCAAAAATTTGTTAATAGAATCTTATGTCGATAATCCTAGTGATCTAGAGCCAGAATACCGAGAATATTTAGGACAAATTAGAGGTTTTGCTTCAGGAGTAGGATTAGTTGCAGATGGTTTACATATGCAAACTATAGTTAAACTAGATCCAAGTTTGGTTACTTCTCAACTATCTTCAGCAGATAGAAAATTTTTAGCTTCTTTACCTGAAAATACCTGGTTATTGATTAGTGGTCATAACTTAAAGCAAACCTGGAGTGATTTAGTTACCCATTCCGAAAACATACCAGAATTAGAGGAATTTGTCAGAGAAGTTCGTCAGGGTTTTGCGACAGTTTCTTTAAATGTGGATCAAGATGTCTTTGGTTGGATGAATCAAGAATACGCGATCGCCCTAATTAATAGTGATCAAAGTACAGTTAGTTTTGGGATTGGTGGTTTAGTCTTATTTAAAACCAGTGATCCTCAAACTGCTAGCAATACTTTTGCTCAATTATCCCAACTAGCTAGTGAAAATTTTATCACTGTTCAAGATAGACAAATTAGGAGAGAAACGATTACGGAATGGTATCAAGACTCAGAATTATTGTTATCCCAAGGTTGGTTAAATAAACAGACATTAGGAGTAACTATTGTCACTCCTTGGGAAGCTTTAACCACAAGTAATCAATCTTTAGTTCAACAGGAAAGTTTTAAAAAAATTAATCGATATTTACCTCAAAAATATTCCCAATATTTCTATCTAGACATGAATCAATTGTTAGACATATTTAAGAATAATTTTGGTATTTATGCTATGATCCTACCTCAAGAAGCTTTAGTAGTTCTCGAATCTATTGATAGCATAGCGGGAGTTAATACTATGAGTCGGGATAATTCTAGCATTACTGATATCATTATCTATATGAATCCCCATAATTAG
- a CDS encoding YeeE/YedE family protein: protein MKQTIATLISGILFGFGLGLSQMVDRDRVLGFLDVTGNWDPTLLFVLGGAVGVTLISFRLILRSSYPLFASRFELPTKKDVDLPLILGAAIFGIGWGISGYCPGPALTALVLGILNPILFLISFILGSLGCQVYLSRNVNR from the coding sequence ATGAAACAAACAATAGCAACGTTAATCTCAGGAATATTATTTGGTTTTGGTTTAGGATTATCCCAAATGGTCGATCGCGATCGCGTTTTGGGTTTTCTTGACGTTACGGGGAATTGGGACCCTACTTTATTATTTGTCCTAGGTGGGGCTGTTGGTGTAACTTTAATTAGTTTTCGCTTGATTTTACGTAGTTCTTACCCTTTATTTGCCTCTAGATTTGAGTTACCTACTAAAAAAGATGTTGATTTACCCTTGATTCTAGGTGCTGCTATCTTTGGTATAGGTTGGGGTATATCGGGGTATTGTCCAGGTCCTGCTTTAACTGCTTTAGTACTTGGTATTCTTAACCCTATACTGTTTTTGATTTCATTTATTCTTGGTTCTTTGGGTTGTCAAGTTTATTTGTCAAGAAATGTAAATAGATAG
- a CDS encoding ribose-phosphate pyrophosphokinase: MSPIPSETNRLRLFSGSANLTLAQEVARYLGMDIGPMLRKCFADGELYIQIQESIRGCDVYLIQPCCYPVNDNLMELLIMIDACRRASARQITAVIPYYCYARADRKTAGRESITAKLVANLITQAGAHRVLAMDLHSAQIQGYFDIPFDHVYGSPVILDYIASKNLSDLVVVSPDVGGVARARAFAKKLDDAPLAIIDKRRQSHNVAEVLNVIGDVKGKTAILVDDMIDTAGTIVEGARLLQKEGAERVYACATHAVFSNPAVERLSSGVLEEVIVTNTIPVPESKQFKQLTLLSVANLIGEAIWRIHEDSSVSSMFR, translated from the coding sequence ATGTCCCCTATTCCTTCAGAGACTAATCGTTTGCGTCTATTTTCTGGCTCGGCTAATTTAACCTTAGCCCAAGAAGTAGCTCGCTATCTAGGTATGGATATCGGACCAATGCTCCGCAAATGTTTTGCTGATGGAGAACTATATATTCAAATCCAAGAATCAATCAGAGGTTGTGATGTTTATCTGATTCAACCCTGTTGTTACCCCGTCAATGATAATTTGATGGAACTGTTAATTATGATTGATGCTTGTCGAAGAGCATCAGCAAGACAAATTACCGCGGTTATCCCCTATTATTGTTACGCTAGAGCTGACCGCAAAACCGCAGGGAGAGAGTCAATTACCGCTAAATTAGTGGCTAATTTAATCACTCAAGCGGGGGCACATCGTGTTTTAGCTATGGATTTACACTCGGCTCAAATCCAAGGTTATTTTGATATCCCCTTTGACCACGTCTATGGTTCTCCAGTTATACTCGACTATATAGCTAGTAAGAATCTCTCTGATCTAGTCGTCGTTTCTCCTGACGTCGGAGGAGTAGCTAGAGCTAGAGCTTTCGCCAAGAAACTTGATGACGCTCCCCTAGCAATTATTGATAAACGTCGTCAAAGTCATAACGTCGCTGAAGTTCTTAATGTAATTGGTGATGTTAAAGGTAAAACAGCTATACTAGTAGATGATATGATTGATACCGCAGGGACAATCGTTGAAGGTGCTAGATTACTACAAAAAGAAGGCGCTGAAAGGGTTTATGCCTGTGCTACTCATGCTGTTTTTTCTAATCCGGCAGTAGAAAGACTCTCTAGTGGTGTCCTCGAAGAAGTAATTGTTACTAATACTATTCCTGTACCTGAATCTAAACAGTTTAAACAATTAACCCTTCTTTCGGTGGCTAATCTCATTGGTGAAGCGATCTGGCGTATTCATGAAGATAGCTCGGTAAGTAGTATGTTTCGTTAG
- a CDS encoding aldehyde oxygenase (deformylating), which yields MQELTTVKELDYQSQEYKDAYSRINGIVIEGENEACQNYLSLGERLSEHQEELIRLAKMETRHAKGFQSCGKNLGVTPDMEYAQKFFSRLHDNFQTALKEDKIATCFVIQGLIIEAFAIAAYHLYIPVADPFARKITENVVKDEYTHLNFGEAWLKANFDSVKSEIEAANRQNLPIVWQMLNEVEADAAVLAMEKDALVEDFMISYGEALGNIGFTTRDIMRMSSHGLKAA from the coding sequence ATGCAAGAGCTTACTACAGTTAAAGAGCTTGATTATCAAAGTCAGGAATATAAAGACGCTTATAGTCGCATCAACGGTATCGTGATCGAAGGAGAAAACGAAGCCTGTCAAAACTATCTTAGCTTAGGTGAGAGATTAAGCGAACATCAAGAAGAATTAATTCGTTTAGCTAAAATGGAAACTCGCCACGCTAAAGGGTTTCAATCTTGTGGCAAAAATCTAGGGGTGACTCCTGATATGGAATACGCTCAAAAATTCTTCTCTAGATTACATGATAACTTTCAAACAGCACTAAAAGAAGATAAAATCGCTACTTGTTTTGTAATTCAAGGTTTAATTATTGAAGCATTTGCCATCGCCGCTTATCATCTCTATATACCCGTAGCTGATCCCTTCGCGCGTAAAATTACCGAAAACGTAGTTAAAGACGAATATACCCATCTTAACTTTGGTGAAGCTTGGCTCAAAGCTAACTTTGACAGCGTAAAAAGCGAAATAGAAGCAGCCAACCGCCAAAATCTGCCCATAGTTTGGCAAATGCTCAACGAAGTAGAAGCAGATGCTGCGGTTTTAGCCATGGAAAAAGACGCTCTCGTCGAAGACTTCATGATTAGCTATGGCGAAGCGTTAGGCAATATTGGCTTTACCACTAGAGACATCATGCGTATGTCTTCCCACGGTTTAAAAGCAGCCTAG